The genomic interval tgcccagtggttactctctcaggtgggcgttagcatatcgtaatctcttggaccaaatagaatgagttttccgcattcgacttatatgatcgacattataaaataccggaaattatatgataaaaattaagccccgacttatccgcagaagaacttaaacgcaagtagatatagtaaaagaaaaaagggccAAGAGAGAGCTGAACTCACCGTACCCAttaaacccttcatacagcaccagctccatcaggcgGTCACAAAAAGGGACGAACACAGCTGTGCTGGAAAGTCGGCGGTTAGTCGCTAAAGTAGTCAAGGGCAGCGATTTCCAGttgtttaaactgaaatggtCGGGCGACGAGATTAACAACTGTGGTCAACAAATCTGACACAGGCtatgactagaagtcacataGTAATGTCGTAAGGCAACTGATGTCAATTTTTATATGGGCTACAAAGcgtgttctgagatttttaagGTAAAGAAGATGAAGATTTCTGGTAAGGTTATTTTACTCTCCGATTGTTTAGGATatgatttaaatataaatgtgtgcGGTTTGTTTAAAaggtaaaacatttaaaaggaacaaaaaaaaaaaaaaaaatcgcaccTTATACTTCTGCCAATTCTAATGAAATACTTGTGGAAACACATTCAAGTGAAGACCCATCTCTCCGTCTATTCATTGGTCAAAAATACAAGGCGAGTCAAAATTACattaacactaatggattcttTTTATCTTGAACACACCATTCCAGGTCGCTTGCCACtgtcatggcctccacactcccctgatttgacaccctgtgatttctggtgaAGTAGCACgcgtatagcaggaaagtttgtgacATCAATGACCtaaaggacagaatacggactgtggtgtCATCTATTCCCCGtgaaatgtgtgtccgggctttaaatggtgctgttgctcgttggttttcATGTGTTGAACGTGATGTgatgagacattcctgtaaatcatctcgcacatatgaagtatgttttgtgaataaattgtttccgccatccAAATGTTATCATATTAactctgtgaccctgtattgaGCCTTCGAAGGCGAACAACGAAACAAACtaaacttttgttaaaaaaacaaaacaacaaacgtTAAGACAAGAACAAACAGTAAGAATTCCACTCACTGAACTATCACGCAGGTACACATTCGTCAGTGTTTTATAACAGATACCACACAATGTGGATGTGACGCCATCTTCCTCATAGCACAACACCATAATGCATTTGAAAATACAAAACGGCGTGGGGACCACATCACAAGATGGTAGCGAATAAAGAATCAAAACTGCATAAATAGAATACAATTGTTCCACTGTTAGTAGAAGTTTGGTCGTCACAGAGCCGGAGATACGAGACATACATCTGGAGATAACCATGAGTGAGTTTGGCTCAACAAGTAGAAAGAGTCTTGTTTCGCAATGCGAGACTCTGACAAGAGTGATGCCTGCCgtttaaataaaaatttccaCTGTTCGTTTAAGTAAAAAATAGCAGttcttaaataaaaaactaaatatgcattggaaatattttacttaaatgaaaataaatcctCATCTGCAACAGTAACTCACTGACACTGAACCCAATCCTGTACCACATACAACACCAGTGACACTTTCCGCCACCATTACATTAGCCCAGCTGTGCTTCAATCTCTTCACATCTACGTTAGGTCTCATCTTTGCTCAAAATCGATTTACTAGAATGAACACCAACACTAGGCAGTTAGACTTTGAAATTCTGGACGCATGAAGACTACGACAGAAGATCTCAGATATTCGTGATCTCTATGGATTTCACTAGCAGGTCATCAACTAATCTCAACACAACGACGTCATGTGACTTACTCGGTTCGCCGTGACAGCAAAATACTGAAGGTTCTGCAGGAAACCAATGTCAGCTGGGATCGAGGTGAGATTATTGTGGCTTAGGTCCAGGTAGCGCAGCTTGCGACAGAAGAAGAGCTGGCTAGGAATCTTGTCAATCTTGTTCCGGTTCAGATAAAGCCGCTCCAGGTTGGTGAGTGTGCCAATCTGGATGGGTATGTAGGCAATTTGGTTGTACCAGAGTTTAAGGCATACAAGTCGGTGGAGGTGCTGGAAGCTGATGATCTCTTCAATGGTCTTCAGATTGTTGTCTTTCAGGTCAATCTCCTGGAGGTTGTGAAGGCTGAATATTGAGTGAGGGATTCGCTCCAGGTCGCAACGAATGAGTTCCAGCTCAGTCAAGTTAACCATCTTCTTCAGACTGTTGAGGACCATGAGTTTTGTGCCCTCGTTGTTAATGGATAGCTTCTGCAAGTGAACGCCGACGTCGGTCACAACCTGAGGCAGCTTGGTCAAGTTGCTCTTCAACCTTAAGACCTTCAGTCTCTTCAGTTCTCGCAAGCCATCGATGACAATGTAGCGGTTGTTGTCAGCGCTCAGGTTCCCGGTCAGGTGGAGCTCCATCAGGTTCTTCAAGCTGTAAATCCACAGGGGAATTTCTTTTATGTCCGTGAACTTGATATGCAAAGACCGGAGGTTCTCCCTCAGAAAGGCAAGAGCTGGAGCCTCAATTTTGGCCGGAGTGTGATAAAGCCAAAGCTCCTTGAGGTTTGACAGTTGGGCAATTGTAGGTGGGATGGTAACGTCTGGAATGAGCTCCAGCTTTAGGACCTCAAGCTCAAGGAGGTCAAACACAGTATCGGGAATCCCACTTAGCATGAAGAGGTGAAGTTCTAGCTTCTCTTGGGCATTCTTAGTAATCCTCTGTCGTAGCTTATCCAGCGTCCATTCGTTGTTGAGATTCAGCTGCCGCAGTTTGTTCTCGCTGACCTCCGAGAGGAAAATGGCAAAGCGTTTGGAGTAGAGAGGGTCATACTGGTCTATCATATGCAGCATGAAAGCAAAGTCATTCTTCACATCAGGGATGTCACTGTAGCTGCTCTCTTCTCGGATGGACTCAAAAGAGTACTTCTTGAGTGAGCGACGGAGCATCCAGCACAAGGTGTACATGCAGATCAAGCCATAGACCACAACCAGGCTAATATAGAAGGAGGCCAAGATTTTGAAAAGGGTGGCCAATGGGTGGGCACAGCGGTACATGCGGTAACCCGTGAGGTTCTCAATGTCCACACTGCAGTCTACATCAAACTTGATGTTGTTGACATAGTAGCCCGTGTAGCAAATGATCAATATGAACTTGATCACTTTAATAATGGTCTGCCTGATGTACAGTCGATAGACAATGTCACCCTCTTCCACGTGAGTGCGGAACTTCTTGACTTTCTCAAAAAGGGCTTTGGCCTGTTCTCCTTCCTTTTTGTCTAAGACGCCAGTCTCTGAACGGTCTACAATGCCTTGCTCAATCCGAGACTTAGTCCTCTGGAGCATAGGGACAGTGGCTTCCACATCCTCACTGACAGACGAGGCCTTTTTGTCCATCGAGCCATTCATCTTCCCAAAGGCCGGCTTTGGGTCACTCTCCTCCACTACAGTCTCTGACAAAGCACGCGAGGTCCAGGGAGAGTCAAAGCACTTCAGGAGGATGGACACAAAGTGCTCAAGCTTGGAGCTAGTCCTGGGGAACTTGAACCAGAAGTTGCTGCATGCCAGGAAGATGAGTGTGTGCAACAAAACTAAGTAAGGGAAGTATTTGGCAAACCAGTGCAGCTTGTTCTCGTAGCACACGGCATCCACATAATTATACTGATGCCGATCAAGGTCGTACTTAATCCCTTTAGGCTCTGGAAACGGAGAGCCAGTTGGCACCGTGGAGTTGGGGAACTGATCTGCCGGCAGCCTCACGGTATCGTCACACGTCTTGTTCACGACCCACTTGCACGGCAGGCAGATCATCTTGTCTTGGGTGACCTGCAGAGTTCCGCCAAAGACTGCGATCATAAGCATGACGATAGAGATATAGTCGGTGAAGACATCCCACCATGGCTTGAGGATTCGGTATGCTGGCTGGGTGTCAGCGAAGTACCGCAGTTCAGTAATGGGAATCATTGTCTACCTGCAAATGAGAAACAAAGGAAAGAGGACATTGGAGTGTTAGAACCTGAGAGAAGAACGagaatgtcacaaaaataaaattcaacagcGAATCAGAGCGACTGCAACAGCTACAATGGTAAAATGTAATTACGCAGTGACAGATAAAATATAACGAGCAGAGGCATAAAAGACAACACACTAAACCAAGGGACCCACTTGACAAGTCTGCAAAGGCTGACTGACGGCACGTCACCGGCCCGCCGAACACCACCGTCTATAGGGAGCTAACACTCGCTTAGAGTGAGGAGGACACATTGTCCGGATACAGGCTTTGTTTCGTGATCTACCAGAAAATGTGTTTCATGTTGATATCACAACTTAACTTGACAAAGCTATCAAATAAGGAGATAAAACAACATATATGACAAACGTTAAAAAGTTTTAATTCCTACTTATATCTACTAAGTACAACAAACATCACTagtcgaaaatatgaaaaaaactgaatatatGGCAAATGAATCAGCAAGCGTTCAAAGGTAAACGTTGACATCTGATTGTAAAAAGAGCAACAGTATGAAGGTCGGTGTCATACATTTCCTAGTTGTCCGCGTTTACGGATACGACTTAAAGAGCCGGGTGTTATTTCCTTAAGAGTGTATAACTGAAGTCTGATTGGGACATCTTTAACGTCCCATTGACCACAATCTTTGACTTCTGACTCAGTTTGCTTGTAAGACTACATCCACAACTAGGCCCACCATGACAAACATCACAATTCAAATATAATTCGAGTCGATATGAAAAACAAACATGGACATTCAATTGTAAAAGAAcagtcctttttatttattttttatctcataCTAACTTTGTGTACCTGCAGTACTTcagtattttaaatgtgttttgcacATCACTTCAATGATccacatttttatcatttttaatcattagcttgtatcatcatttataaaacagacacatttttgtACCGTATTGCTCTGCTTTTTAGTTATCAGGCGTACTGGCGACAGATTTTAAACACATCTGCAGCACCCTAAATGTATCACTTTGCTCCTGATCCTGTCACGTTTCACTCTTGAAAAGGAGATCCTTGATTGGCTGTCGTTTTATATTAAAACTGTTAACCACTGTACCAAACAAAAGATTGCTTTCTTTCTCATTAAACACAActgccatctatatatatatataattcactaagcagccaccagcgcaagcaagacacccatgaagcacgcaggacggagccacgcccaccaactcttaagaccattggatacgacaactcacagagccacgcccaccaactcggatgcagcaactcacaaaacagggcgtcattcacgttcggctctgctacactccacatgcacctctgagccacgttgacttttcataattcttttcggttatgacgcacgaccgtgtccaccatcgcaaactgttttgcacgccatggtcttagagttggtgggccgGTCtttgtcagttgctcttgcgagtgggcacatgacaggtctgtgatgcccttggatgtccggtactgcacgcgcgctacactgaatggatcaacgtgtgtctacaaggcgccgacaggcgtgggtaagccattgaaccccattcgtgatggagaccggggcttgcaattgttccccacgaacgaggaattcccagtaagtgtgggtcatacgctcacactgattacgtccctgcacTTTGTACACACAcaccccctcgctactaccatggttgggtgacttggtggattatatatagaaaagcagccggaaccgcaaagaacaatgaaaagacaacgtggctcagaggtgcatgtggactgtagcagagacaaaagcattGGGGgtggacacatgagcaggcagtgcgtactgaacgatgattgtatgtcggttcatagcgtgcattgttgcaatgttacttttcttggtgatttattaaattacggatttttcaaatgttcattttttttccctgtgcttaaaaatcattaaaaaagcagtgTGATGTTGGCTAgtatttctgattttcctttagAACATCTTTTAAAAATCACAGTTTTCAGTGTCAGAGAAACGCCCTTAGCTACCTCAACCAATGTGCGTCTTCTGGAGGCTGCACAGAATtcctaaaacaaaagcaaaatggaaaaataagtgttgcagctgtgtttgttatattttttatgcatttgtaAATGAGGAAAAGAATCCTGTTAAGTTTAATCCTGTGTGTTATTCTTTGACTACCAGCATCCCGCTCTACAAACTTGTCAAATCAGGCCGCTCCGCACACCTGAACTTCCTTCCgcaagtgtttttttctttttaaactataACCTACACTTCTTGTGATCTGATTCAaaatttttctttgtactttttttttttttaaacttagtagCAGAATTTTTAACTAAGTAATAAATATAATGAGGAGGGAATCCTTAAAGATCATTACAATGCACCGTTTAGTGCATTCAGTAACTCTATTTGTGAAACATGAATAGACTCACTGTGCCACGACTTTTACAATTAAATACAGATGGGCCCCGACTGCACCAGAATGGCACATGGCAGGTTGGAGGGCTCGAGGAGGGGAAAGGGTGCGGAGGACTAAAATAACGTGTGTGTGAGACGTGTTTCCGTAACTGCAAGTGACTTTGTACAGGTTTCATATGCGCATTACAGGCACATGAAGTAGCCCCTCCCCCCTCCATTCCACGCGTCTCTCTGATCAGATCACGTTCCATATCCCACTCTTGTGAAGGAGCATCACACACACTGCATAACTGGCAAACACTCCATGAGCAAAGACAcaaaactattaataataatgaagcataCAGTAGATTGTTAAATACAAATGCACGCATAGTAGAATTTAGAACTTTTATTCTAGGTGTGAATATTTTAgaatgtttacttatttttaaatacgAGTATCTGAACCCTCATGTTTGTGTGATTTGACAGACCTACTAAGCACGTGACACGTTAAGAGGTGGCTCGGTAGTCACGGAGCAGACCAGGTTTCGTGTTCTGGGAGAGATTGATTTTGCTCTCGTGTACTGAAAAAGGAAGAATTTGGAACAACTTCTTGTTTTTGTGTAGCCAGGTTAAAAACGTGGGTACTTCCTGCTAATTATtaagtattactattattaagtgCACAGTGTGAGGCGTGTGCGCCTGGGATCACCGTCCTGCTTCTGctgaggtaagcagtaccactatGGGATGAAAGGAGGCGCTCATACTAGCGGTTTCTCTCTTTCCACCTGCAGCTCTGCATAGCCACCAGGAGAGGGCAACTGACCTGACTTGGGCACCCTGAGTTGGCCCCTCCCCTTCTGGCCAGGACAATATAAAAACCTGATGGTAATCAGAAGAGGTTGCCAGCTTTGGACCTGAACTTAGCGTGGGGCGAGTTCCTACACCATACATGAATCTCCCCAAGAGGAACCAGCCAACATGCCATTATTTTCTGTGATAGGTGGCACTGAGCAGTTCAACTTTGTTGTTTTGTGCCAATTAAACTTTTACACCTACTTGGTGCCCCGACATTCACATGTAATTCTGCCCATCCAGTCACAATACTCTTGAATGTAAAGGAAGTGCCAATTCCCCTCAGCCACACAAGTGTTTTGGATCCACTTACTTTAAACAGACGCTGGCACAACTCAAACGCCTTCATGCAGGctgtcacatttatttattttgttgtcacgggACATCTCACAGAGGTGACGTGACCTGCCACATCCAACATGGACTCAATAGCTGTGACTGAACTTGCCATCTCTTCATTTACTGGCCAGGCCACCATAAAAAGTAATTCAAAGAGAAGCAACTCACCTTCAAAAAATGTCACAGCAAAGGAAGGCCGGAGGCACAAGAAGAacatccccccaccccaccccaccggCTTCCTGTGCCCAGCCTGCCACACAAAAGATTACCAAGATGGAGCGTCCTGCCTACATGTGTCACCGGAGTACACAATGAGTCACAAGAGTGAAATGAGTGCTTCCCACGACAGGACCGCCACAGCTGGCGAACACATGGGCTCCAGCTTACACAGCTAACTGGGTAACCACGACAGGCAGCCGACTCCGACAGCAGCTTCTGGTTTTTACTCTACTCTGGTAAACTGGCACAGGTCAAGGCCTGCCTGCCATTGAACCCATGTCACATTTTGAGTGCAGTTAGAGCTGCGGCCCTGGCACAGACATCAGGCATTCAAACAACTTGGTCACAGCGTCCCATAGTTAGTTTACCGCTGTTGTCCATGCTGGGCCAcctacaaggcaggaaataaaacacaaaggaatGAAATAGTgccagtgctgtgaaaaagtatttgccccctttctgATGTCCCCTGCTCTTGCTTATTTGTATCACTTgactgtttctgatctccaaACTAATTTAGCCGAACACAAGAGACGACCCGAGTAAACACAAGGTTTTGaaatgatcatttgatttattCAAGGAACAAAGTTCATCAGCACCTGTATCCCCCGTGTGAAAAACTAATTGCCCCCCCCTGAACTTAATACTTGAGTCTTTGTCATTCCCATGGAGACATTATGGCCCAGTCTCCTCTAAAGAATTGTTCATTTCAGCCACACTGGAGGGTTCTCAACTATGAGATGCCCATTTAGGGTCCCACCACAACATTTCAAAGGCAGCACTTTGACTAGGACTCTCCAAAACCAGAGGTGGTCTCGCTCTTGTGCTTTGGACGGTTTTCCTACTCTACAACTCAATTGTGCTTGAGCTTCAGATCACAGATGGATGAGCAGGCAATCTCCTTCAGTACCTTCTGAATTCCTGCTTCCCTCATTCATGGCAAGTCACTCAGgccctgaagcagcaaagcatcCTCACAGCATCCCAGCTACCACCACGATACTTGACTGCGGGTGTGAAGCTCTTATCGTGGAAAGGTATGTTGGTGTTACACCAGGTGCAACGGGACCGTGACGTCCAAAAAGTTCCACTTCTGACTCGGCTGTCCACAAACTTCATCCACAAAGGTTTTGAGGGGTAATTAAGAGGTTTTTTTGGGCAAATAGTCAATAGAGTCCagcaggacagttttaggcctcggacagatTCAGCGACCCGAGACATTCTGAGGCCGCTCTATTGACTCCGCCCACTTTCCATGCCCCCAATCCCACACTTTTGTGCTAAATGTCCTATTATAGTAATGGTGGCAAACTGAAATGTgtgcaaaaaaatattataaataaaaaaaggcttCACCAGGATAAAGTGTCGTGCTAATGTAATAAACGTCTCCTCGTATTTGCTTCAAGGTGGCGAGCCATCAACAAATGGGCACGCAAAGCCACTCGGCTAACAGGGAAGGTCTTAGCTGGGCAACTGTATCcatccctgggaatgagttcttttgtaattgcggcgtgttacataacccgaatctaTACAGATATAATACAAAAAGGCGATGCCCGATACCCTCCCTttgtgatacggcggtaagaaatcacacaggagaaataacttcgctttctttaatgacggcttacgctgcataacagacgaacaAAGCCAatgacaagaacccagttcaggagtcggggcccgatgtgtagaggctgccattttcttcattttcccgatcggatgacgttatctcccatccgtccgtcagcttcaaaggtgtgccgggctttataccctttcttcatgtgcaggtccCCACTTCGGTGAATCAcaccattccaaacaaggcaataAGGAgacaatgtcatgctgactctgcaCAATGGTCCTCGGAGTGActgcccatttcacagttgtcccttctaatgcttgcctagcagttcttatacgGTGAACACcggtgctaaatctggctttgtgtcaactgtgcatgtgagtagaaaaaggcgaATTTATAAGATATATTGGCACAGAGCACAGTGGCATATTAAACACTTATTACAGCGACCCAAACGACTACGTCACACCTCTGgactataaatacaattaatgcaGCGTTAATACAAATGTTCaaattttgtacaccagtaataatACACAGAGAGGACCTCGAAGTCTGGCCTCTAAAGAGCTCCTAGACGTCTGGCGCGGAGTATTTGCATATTTTGACCGTTTACACAAATTCTATGAGTCTGTAAGAATATGTAGCGGAGTGCAGCATAgcatttattcttcttctttgtcttcttctgtcgcatttcccatttttatacTGTACGAGGTCAGCCTTCTGATTACCAGCGTAGACCCTCAGCCACAGAGAGACCACTCCGTGGAGTGCAGCGTATAACTGACGTATTAAAAAGTGCGGCCTCACGAACGAGACGTGGCAAACGCAGATATAAGACGTATTCTATAAAATACTAAATGTGAAGATTTTTTGTTCGTTTCTAATATTGGACACCAAAACAACTGCTGGTTTGGACGCAGAACTGAGAGATCTCGATAGTTTAGGAGTGTAATAAACGCTGAATACACGTCTGAGTGCAGGACC from Erpetoichthys calabaricus chromosome 9, fErpCal1.3, whole genome shotgun sequence carries:
- the lrrc8aa gene encoding leucine rich repeat containing 8 VRAC subunit Aa, which codes for MIPITELRYFADTQPAYRILKPWWDVFTDYISIVMLMIAVFGGTLQVTQDKMICLPCKWVVNKTCDDTVRLPADQFPNSTVPTGSPFPEPKGIKYDLDRHQYNYVDAVCYENKLHWFAKYFPYLVLLHTLIFLACSNFWFKFPRTSSKLEHFVSILLKCFDSPWTSRALSETVVEESDPKPAFGKMNGSMDKKASSVSEDVEATVPMLQRTKSRIEQGIVDRSETGVLDKKEGEQAKALFEKVKKFRTHVEEGDIVYRLYIRQTIIKVIKFILIICYTGYYVNNIKFDVDCSVDIENLTGYRMYRCAHPLATLFKILASFYISLVVVYGLICMYTLCWMLRRSLKKYSFESIREESSYSDIPDVKNDFAFMLHMIDQYDPLYSKRFAIFLSEVSENKLRQLNLNNEWTLDKLRQRITKNAQEKLELHLFMLSGIPDTVFDLLELEVLKLELIPDVTIPPTIAQLSNLKELWLYHTPAKIEAPALAFLRENLRSLHIKFTDIKEIPLWIYSLKNLMELHLTGNLSADNNRYIVIDGLRELKRLKVLRLKSNLTKLPQVVTDVGVHLQKLSINNEGTKLMVLNSLKKMVNLTELELIRCDLERIPHSIFSLHNLQEIDLKDNNLKTIEEIISFQHLHRLVCLKLWYNQIAYIPIQIGTLTNLERLYLNRNKIDKIPSQLFFCRKLRYLDLSHNNLTSIPADIGFLQNLQYFAVTANRIEALPPELFQCKKLRTLNLGNNCLQSLPSRFGELTNLMQLELRGNRLECLPVELGECRLLKRSGVIVEEDLFNTLPSEVKEQLWRADKEQA